One stretch of Micromonospora echinospora DNA includes these proteins:
- a CDS encoding restriction endonuclease yields the protein MAQAWIVRAGRDDNYDALALDKDLIAVGWAAAGDLTDAGDPHAIKARVRAAYPDVERRAMENYAIQLIAFRSRMAEGDIVLFLRATSPDVAIGRVVGPYQYRTDLPSGIRHVRAVQWSRTDIPRTSVEREVLALPSLTTVYRINQAESLARLERLLGAAVPVSTVPEQPAVTDLDHDDVPFTSLKRNLNYARSLATAGQHLAQLKVGAFEVSDVFRAAWVQSVAALDHWVRQEIRARMLKLVAQPSLPKPRGFAAFQISLGLIEEVQLGKKTWVQALDQQLRDQGHLVYQNPDKIRDGFALVHDVKGFWDRVAKVLTQQGGDGVSFTGKEVQEQLKQIVQRRHKIAHEYDDDPDTPGGKRPIDGAETTRTIDYIEQVAAAILDVLQSAEQAAA from the coding sequence ATGGCACAGGCGTGGATCGTGCGGGCCGGACGCGACGACAACTACGACGCGCTCGCCCTCGACAAGGACCTGATCGCGGTCGGTTGGGCCGCAGCAGGCGATCTGACCGATGCGGGCGATCCCCATGCGATCAAGGCACGTGTCCGGGCAGCCTACCCCGACGTCGAGAGACGCGCGATGGAGAACTACGCGATCCAGCTGATCGCGTTCCGCTCGCGTATGGCCGAGGGCGACATCGTGCTCTTCCTTCGCGCAACGAGCCCCGACGTCGCAATCGGCAGGGTGGTGGGGCCTTACCAGTACCGGACGGACCTGCCGTCCGGGATTCGCCATGTGCGCGCCGTGCAGTGGTCCCGTACTGACATTCCACGGACCTCGGTGGAACGTGAGGTGCTCGCCCTGCCGTCGCTCACCACTGTCTATCGGATCAACCAGGCCGAGAGCCTTGCCCGCCTCGAACGGCTGCTGGGAGCAGCGGTGCCGGTGTCCACCGTGCCGGAGCAGCCCGCCGTCACAGACCTCGACCACGACGACGTGCCGTTCACGAGCCTCAAGCGCAACCTGAACTACGCGCGTAGCCTGGCCACGGCCGGTCAGCATCTGGCACAACTCAAGGTGGGTGCCTTCGAGGTCTCCGACGTCTTCCGCGCCGCTTGGGTGCAGAGCGTGGCCGCCCTCGACCACTGGGTGCGCCAGGAGATCCGGGCCCGGATGCTCAAACTCGTCGCCCAGCCTTCGCTGCCGAAGCCCAGGGGGTTCGCCGCCTTTCAGATCTCACTCGGTCTGATCGAGGAGGTGCAGCTCGGAAAGAAGACGTGGGTGCAGGCGCTCGATCAGCAGCTACGCGACCAGGGCCACCTCGTCTACCAGAACCCGGACAAGATCCGGGACGGCTTCGCGCTCGTGCACGACGTGAAGGGTTTCTGGGATCGCGTGGCCAAGGTACTCACGCAACAGGGTGGGGACGGTGTCTCGTTCACCGGCAAGGAGGTCCAAGAGCAGCTCAAGCAGATTGTGCAGCGCCGGCACAAGATCGCCCACGAGTACGACGACGACCCGGACACCCCCGGGGGGAAGCGGCCGATCGACGGCGCCGAAACCACCCGGACGATCGACTACATCGAGCAGGTGGCGGCTGCGATCCTGGATGTCCTGCAGAGCGCCGAGCAGGCGGCGGCCTGA
- a CDS encoding DUF7662 domain-containing protein has protein sequence MGKYDGLRDHLRRRTAEVDMSFEEVANLVPGGLPRSAYRHPAWWSNNDRTHPQSHAWRAAGFAARPDLISRRVRFIHVSDGPTVDP, from the coding sequence ATGGGGAAGTACGACGGGCTCCGTGACCACCTTCGACGGCGCACGGCAGAGGTCGACATGAGCTTCGAGGAGGTCGCCAACCTCGTTCCGGGCGGCCTGCCTCGCTCCGCGTACCGGCATCCGGCTTGGTGGTCGAACAACGACCGGACGCACCCGCAGTCGCATGCGTGGCGCGCCGCCGGCTTCGCCGCCCGCCCAGATCTGATCAGCCGCCGGGTTCGGTTCATCCACGTGAGCGACGGGCCGACTGTCGATCCTTGA
- a CDS encoding thymidylate synthase encodes MEIEAATVASGWTDVLSVFSRREPARVTTRHGVCFDIPGLTVWVRNPADLTPPQGYLYPELIKDYRDRIFGDQRESSLLYQRLRGWIGPDGSPVDQFAQATALLQHDEHNRAAVFSMWRPDEDLGGRFPVSPVGGALRIVDDHLVLFLTARSVDVWVGLVPELLTFAQLAADAALALGMRGSRICYHSWSAHIYEVDYLTYLTDAP; translated from the coding sequence ATGGAGATTGAGGCGGCCACGGTCGCGTCGGGCTGGACCGACGTGTTGTCGGTCTTCTCGCGCCGGGAGCCAGCACGGGTCACGACGCGCCACGGAGTCTGCTTCGACATCCCCGGCCTGACCGTGTGGGTCCGTAACCCGGCGGACCTGACCCCGCCACAGGGCTACCTCTATCCCGAACTCATCAAGGACTACCGGGACCGGATCTTCGGTGACCAGCGGGAATCGTCTCTCCTCTACCAGCGGCTACGAGGATGGATCGGGCCGGACGGCTCACCGGTGGACCAGTTTGCGCAGGCGACGGCCCTCCTGCAACACGACGAACACAACAGGGCTGCGGTCTTCTCGATGTGGCGACCGGACGAGGACCTGGGAGGCCGCTTTCCTGTCTCGCCTGTGGGCGGCGCCCTGCGAATCGTGGACGACCACCTGGTGCTGTTCCTGACCGCGCGCAGCGTCGACGTGTGGGTCGGCCTGGTGCCCGAACTGCTGACCTTCGCCCAACTGGCGGCGGACGCCGCCCTCGCGCTCGGCATGAGGGGCAGCAGGATCTGCTACCACTCCTGGAGCGCCCACATCTACGAGGTCGACTACCTCACCTATCTGACGGATGCGCCGTGA
- a CDS encoding nucleoside 2-deoxyribosyltransferase: protein MSVLTSVTICSSSKFYDTAREAEAALRALGMTVYTPRYDYNEQFVTVDEPDKARLTHEFLAKIDRSDAVFVIANDGYAGASVCIEVGYAAGQGKTILFSEQPAELALRALVDAVVPVDAITDGVRSIGHADVAARRSP from the coding sequence ATGTCAGTCCTCACGTCCGTCACGATATGCAGCAGCTCCAAGTTCTATGACACAGCGCGGGAGGCGGAAGCGGCCCTGCGCGCCCTCGGTATGACCGTCTACACCCCCCGTTACGACTACAACGAGCAGTTCGTGACCGTTGACGAGCCGGACAAGGCCCGGCTCACTCATGAGTTCCTGGCGAAGATCGACAGATCGGATGCCGTATTCGTGATCGCCAACGACGGCTACGCGGGAGCAAGCGTCTGCATCGAGGTCGGCTATGCCGCCGGGCAGGGAAAGACAATCCTGTTCTCCGAGCAGCCGGCCGAACTCGCGTTACGGGCGCTGGTCGATGCCGTCGTGCCGGTGGACGCCATTACCGACGGCGTGCGGTCGATCGGTCATGCCGACGTCGCGGCGCGGAGGTCGCCGTGA
- a CDS encoding radical SAM protein, producing MQPNAPGERPLLLKSHQIVNAGDGHYAFTDLRKTSLGDVRTRQFRLFTPIRRQRMRLPTSLPEFAELRHLANLSDSPVTVAAELGGHWTEHNLAAITHVAACNFRCSYCYVDYAHLAGGDRFTATADAVVAEFIALRAATLRAGQRLSLLRVSGGEPLLAPGLVIDIHRVLAERDLLDAVVLKVESNLSALTYAWRQGRADPGPAERASMRRIKLHTTLHHPPDSREWPAIRDGLALALDIGFDVFPAIGATDWSAAQLESLFWELTRISPGLVRRLAVRPFHLDYPALADRRRLPRPTESEAPSVTWEGILRRHVGVGYLARPRHLVPLS from the coding sequence GTGCAGCCAAACGCGCCGGGCGAACGACCGCTCTTGCTCAAATCGCATCAGATCGTCAACGCCGGTGACGGCCACTATGCCTTCACCGACCTTCGCAAGACGAGCCTGGGTGATGTGCGGACACGGCAGTTCCGGCTCTTCACACCGATCAGGCGGCAGCGGATGCGGCTGCCCACGTCACTGCCGGAGTTTGCCGAACTTCGGCACCTGGCGAATCTGTCCGACAGCCCCGTGACGGTCGCCGCGGAACTCGGCGGCCACTGGACCGAGCACAACCTGGCGGCCATCACGCACGTCGCCGCCTGCAACTTCCGATGCTCCTACTGTTACGTCGACTACGCCCACCTGGCCGGAGGTGACCGGTTCACCGCGACCGCCGACGCCGTCGTGGCGGAGTTCATCGCGCTGAGAGCGGCAACGCTTCGGGCCGGCCAACGGCTCAGCCTGCTTCGCGTGAGCGGCGGAGAGCCACTGCTCGCACCTGGTCTCGTCATCGACATTCATCGTGTTCTGGCCGAGCGTGACCTACTGGATGCCGTGGTCCTCAAAGTGGAGTCGAACCTGTCCGCCCTGACCTACGCGTGGCGGCAAGGCCGCGCCGACCCCGGCCCGGCCGAACGCGCATCGATGCGCAGGATCAAGCTCCACACGACGCTGCACCACCCGCCCGACAGTCGCGAGTGGCCGGCCATCCGTGACGGCCTGGCCCTGGCACTCGACATCGGCTTCGACGTGTTCCCGGCGATCGGGGCCACCGACTGGTCCGCCGCACAACTTGAGTCCCTCTTCTGGGAACTGACCCGGATCAGCCCCGGGCTTGTACGGCGCCTTGCGGTCCGGCCCTTCCACCTGGACTATCCGGCGTTGGCCGACAGGCGGCGGTTGCCGCGGCCGACGGAGAGTGAAGCTCCCTCAGTCACGTGGGAAGGAATCCTCCGGAGACACGTGGGTGTCGGATACCTCGCCCGACCGCGTCATCTGGTACCGCTCAGCTGA
- the pglX gene encoding BREX-2 system adenine-specific DNA-methyltransferase PglX produces MIDRKLLLSDLQKQVKNLEKDLREQAESVEEVRLKLRGEYDHAFKVGRTAATWATWRDERVTQAAVAWVLGTVFVRFCEDNGLLPDPYLAGPGDRLVLAEEAEAQFFRDQPDKTLRDWLHQGFDAIAGTQAGKSLFDRRHNPLYQIPMSHDEAKNLIAFWRRRGETGGMVHDFTDAEWDTRFLGDLYQDLSEAARKTYALLQTPEFVEEFILDLTLTPAIAEFGHDVVKMIDPTCGSGHFVLGAFQRLLKEWEQHAPNRDPHERVRLALDAVHGVDINPFAVAIARFRLLVAALRACSIKTLPDSAGYVFPMRLAVGDSLIKRRQDTLPGMDASGDAMVEFAYMTEDLKEHPGILSPGRYHVVVGNPPYITVKDKGLNDAYREMYPACSGKYALSVPFAQRFFQLAKPGDGEGKGAGRVGQITANSFMKREFGRKMIEKLFAIEVNLTHVIDTSGAYIPGHGTPTVILVGCNTNRGRTGSIRSVMGIRGEPSTPKDPSQGLVWQAIVGQVDYPGSESQWVTASDIPRAQLAAHPWSLSGGGATTLKEAIEGSRSSLATYASRIGVFGMTNADDVMLAPDGAWRRRVRGSEMRRRLVAGDEIRNWIFEDGEFAFFPYGEDFSLRPLQPGSGWHKWLWPCRTVMGNRATFSKKTYFVEGRPWYEWHQLTRDASVHEWTICLAEVATHNHVVLDRGDNVFKQTAPLVKLRRGATEEDHLQVIGLLGSSTACFWLKQVCHCKGSTVDSQGARQTTVPWEDFYQFNGTNLARFPLPSAYPLDLSREIDGLAQRLATVTPAAVAASGVPTRERLDAAAYEWHYVRGAMIALQEELDWQVYSLYGLLDEDFTAPESVRPPMLALGERAFEIVLARKMRDEGLETQWFERHKSKPITELPAHWSDEYRAVVERRIELIEGNRNIGLIERPECKRRWATDGWEVMRRKALRDWLLDRCEARELWYHHVDGLEQPRPLTTAQLADELRRDHDVLTVAGLYAPGQDLGKVIADLVADEHVPHLAALRYKDSGLAKRADWEQVWDLQRAEDALPDEAAKREFRKQIPVPPKYTSADFLKASYWKHRGKLDVPKERFVSYPGASRDGDPSLLVGWAGWDHREQAQALATLVVAREQEDGWAADRLLPLVAGLREILPWVRQWHGEFDPEWGASPADIYAGFLAETTNRLHLTDEALSSWRPPKATRGRKAKQ; encoded by the coding sequence GTGATCGACCGGAAGCTGCTCTTGTCCGACCTGCAGAAGCAGGTCAAGAACCTGGAAAAGGACCTGCGGGAGCAGGCCGAGTCGGTCGAGGAGGTGCGCCTCAAGCTGCGTGGCGAGTACGACCACGCCTTCAAGGTCGGGCGCACCGCCGCCACCTGGGCGACCTGGCGCGACGAGCGAGTGACACAGGCCGCCGTCGCCTGGGTGCTCGGCACCGTCTTCGTGCGCTTCTGCGAGGACAACGGCCTGCTGCCCGACCCCTACCTCGCCGGCCCGGGGGACCGTCTGGTGCTCGCCGAGGAGGCCGAGGCGCAGTTCTTCCGCGACCAGCCCGACAAGACGCTCCGCGACTGGTTGCACCAGGGCTTCGACGCCATCGCCGGCACCCAGGCCGGGAAATCGCTGTTCGACAGGCGGCACAACCCGCTCTACCAGATCCCGATGTCCCACGACGAGGCGAAGAATCTGATCGCCTTCTGGCGTCGGCGCGGCGAGACCGGCGGCATGGTCCACGACTTCACCGACGCCGAGTGGGACACCCGCTTCCTCGGCGACCTCTACCAGGACCTGTCCGAGGCTGCCCGCAAGACGTACGCGCTGCTCCAGACCCCCGAGTTTGTCGAGGAGTTCATCCTTGACCTGACGCTGACCCCGGCGATCGCCGAATTCGGCCACGACGTGGTCAAGATGATCGACCCGACCTGCGGCTCGGGCCACTTCGTCCTCGGTGCCTTTCAACGGCTGTTGAAGGAGTGGGAGCAGCACGCTCCCAATCGCGACCCCCACGAGCGGGTACGCCTCGCGCTCGACGCGGTGCACGGCGTCGACATCAACCCGTTCGCGGTAGCCATCGCCCGCTTCCGTCTTTTGGTCGCTGCGCTCCGCGCCTGCAGTATCAAGACCCTCCCTGACTCCGCCGGCTATGTCTTTCCGATGCGCCTCGCTGTCGGTGATTCCCTCATCAAGCGGCGGCAGGACACGCTTCCCGGTATGGACGCGAGCGGCGACGCAATGGTGGAGTTCGCCTATATGACTGAGGATCTGAAAGAGCACCCTGGCATCCTCAGCCCTGGGCGTTATCACGTTGTAGTAGGCAACCCGCCCTACATCACTGTCAAGGACAAGGGCCTCAACGACGCCTACCGTGAGATGTATCCTGCATGCTCCGGCAAGTACGCCCTGTCCGTGCCCTTCGCGCAGCGGTTCTTTCAGCTGGCCAAGCCCGGCGACGGCGAAGGCAAGGGTGCCGGGCGCGTCGGGCAGATCACGGCCAACTCGTTCATGAAGCGCGAGTTCGGCAGGAAGATGATCGAGAAGCTTTTCGCCATCGAGGTTAACCTGACCCACGTCATCGACACCTCCGGTGCCTACATCCCCGGCCACGGCACCCCGACGGTCATCCTCGTAGGTTGCAACACCAACCGCGGCCGGACCGGCAGCATCCGCAGCGTCATGGGCATCCGGGGCGAGCCCAGCACGCCCAAGGATCCCAGCCAGGGCCTTGTCTGGCAGGCGATCGTTGGCCAGGTCGACTACCCCGGCTCGGAAAGTCAGTGGGTGACGGCGAGCGACATACCCCGCGCTCAACTCGCAGCGCACCCTTGGAGCCTGAGTGGCGGTGGAGCGACGACGCTAAAAGAAGCGATCGAAGGCTCCCGTTCCAGCCTGGCAACGTATGCATCTCGAATCGGCGTATTCGGCATGACCAACGCCGATGATGTCATGCTCGCACCTGACGGAGCATGGCGCCGGCGCGTTCGTGGTTCAGAGATGAGACGCCGTCTCGTCGCCGGAGATGAGATCCGAAATTGGATCTTCGAGGATGGGGAGTTTGCATTCTTCCCCTACGGCGAGGACTTCTCGCTCCGACCGCTGCAACCTGGCAGCGGTTGGCATAAGTGGCTGTGGCCGTGCCGAACGGTGATGGGTAACCGGGCGACTTTCAGCAAGAAGACCTACTTTGTCGAGGGCCGGCCCTGGTACGAGTGGCACCAACTCACCAGAGACGCGAGCGTGCACGAATGGACGATCTGTCTGGCCGAGGTTGCCACCCATAATCACGTCGTTCTCGATCGGGGCGACAACGTATTCAAGCAGACGGCCCCATTGGTCAAGCTGCGGCGGGGGGCCACGGAGGAAGATCACCTGCAGGTCATCGGGCTCTTGGGCAGCTCGACGGCATGCTTCTGGCTGAAGCAGGTTTGCCACTGCAAGGGAAGCACGGTCGACTCACAGGGTGCCAGGCAGACAACAGTCCCTTGGGAAGACTTCTACCAATTCAACGGGACGAATCTCGCACGGTTTCCGCTTCCGTCCGCGTACCCCCTCGACCTGAGCCGGGAGATCGACGGCCTGGCGCAGCGGCTCGCCACAGTGACCCCGGCGGCGGTCGCCGCCTCCGGGGTGCCGACCCGCGAGCGGCTGGACGCCGCCGCCTACGAGTGGCACTACGTGCGCGGCGCGATGATCGCGTTGCAGGAGGAGTTGGACTGGCAGGTCTACTCGCTCTACGGGCTGCTGGACGAGGACTTCACCGCTCCGGAGAGCGTCCGGCCGCCGATGCTGGCGCTGGGGGAGCGGGCGTTCGAGATCGTGCTCGCCCGCAAGATGCGCGACGAGGGCCTGGAGACGCAGTGGTTTGAGCGCCACAAGTCGAAGCCGATCACCGAGCTGCCCGCCCACTGGTCCGACGAGTACCGGGCGGTCGTGGAGCGGCGGATCGAGCTCATCGAGGGCAACCGCAACATCGGGCTGATCGAGCGGCCGGAGTGCAAGCGGCGGTGGGCCACCGACGGCTGGGAGGTGATGCGGCGCAAGGCGCTGCGCGACTGGCTGCTGGACCGGTGCGAGGCACGGGAGCTGTGGTATCACCACGTCGACGGCCTTGAGCAGCCGCGCCCGCTGACCACCGCGCAACTCGCCGACGAGCTGCGCCGCGACCACGACGTGCTCACCGTCGCCGGCCTCTACGCACCGGGCCAGGACCTCGGCAAGGTGATCGCCGACCTGGTCGCCGACGAGCACGTGCCGCACCTGGCCGCGCTGCGCTACAAGGACTCCGGTCTCGCCAAGCGGGCCGACTGGGAGCAGGTGTGGGACCTGCAGCGGGCCGAGGATGCACTGCCCGACGAGGCCGCAAAGCGGGAGTTCCGCAAGCAGATCCCGGTGCCACCGAAGTACACCTCGGCGGACTTCCTCAAGGCCAGCTACTGGAAGCACCGGGGCAAGCTCGACGTACCGAAGGAACGCTTCGTCTCGTACCCCGGTGCCAGTCGCGACGGTGACCCGTCGCTGCTGGTCGGCTGGGCCGGCTGGGACCACCGCGAGCAGGCCCAGGCCCTCGCCACCCTGGTCGTCGCCCGCGAGCAGGAGGACGGCTGGGCCGCCGACCGGCTGTTGCCGCTGGTCGCGGGGTTGCGCGAGATCCTTCCCTGGGTACGCCAGTGGCACGGCGAGTTCGACCCGGAGTGGGGTGCCTCGCCCGCGGACATTTACGCCGGGTTCCTCGCCGAGACCACCAACCGGCTGCACCTCACCGACGAGGCGCTCAGCTCGTGGCGCCCGCCCAAGGCCACCCGCGGCCGGAAGGCCAAGCAGTGA
- a CDS encoding winged helix-turn-helix domain-containing protein — translation MPITADYIRIADEIVADIRAKRLKPGDKLPSISRLAATHSVSPSTVKQVYVRLEALRVIWRHQGKGVFVNDPKLWMREP, via the coding sequence ATGCCGATTACCGCCGACTACATCCGGATCGCCGACGAGATCGTCGCCGACATCAGGGCCAAGAGGCTCAAGCCGGGCGACAAGCTGCCGTCAATCTCGCGGCTCGCCGCGACGCACAGCGTCAGCCCGTCTACCGTCAAGCAGGTCTACGTGCGGCTCGAAGCGCTTCGGGTGATCTGGCGGCACCAGGGCAAAGGTGTCTTCGTGAACGATCCGAAACTCTGGATGCGTGAGCCATAG
- a CDS encoding DivIVA domain-containing protein translates to MTQYRSGRIYLNGLPARMTPHEVRTHAFDPRRRGVDPDQVREFQARVADELTELHRQVRLLAQENDRLKRALRDWQTMHARECRPPNDGPW, encoded by the coding sequence GTGACGCAGTATCGATCCGGCCGGATCTACCTGAACGGCCTACCGGCCCGGATGACCCCGCACGAGGTACGCACCCACGCCTTCGATCCCCGTCGGCGGGGTGTCGACCCCGATCAGGTACGCGAGTTCCAGGCCCGCGTCGCCGACGAGCTGACCGAGCTGCACCGGCAGGTACGCCTGCTCGCGCAGGAGAACGACAGGCTGAAACGCGCCCTGCGGGACTGGCAGACCATGCACGCCCGGGAGTGCCGCCCGCCGAACGACGGCCCCTGGTAG
- a CDS encoding ADP-ribosylglycohydrolase family protein, translated as MTMVTAQQLATARGCVLGLMLGDAIGATGGNVPASGTLRATSAGQLACFTVTGIIRANIRATHKGICHPPSVVRHAYTRWAALQGIPGIKRWQEEDWPDGWLAQVPVLAVRRGSAPATVSALQSQPVWGHEDSTWTSTGAHGLTRTLPAGLIQWWGPEPGRFAVEVAATTHGQEAADAAALGATVIGNIVKGQDVEQAVERAQRECGSFVRVMTALPLSTAVHGAREHPRLATVLAQLTPDARAASALTGAVYVALSFPDRAQLRDALLFAASVPHGKHVAATAGAFLGAVHGVDALPVGLVSRLELAWVADILARDLITEFVDRPSGSGYGDATDPNWWNRYPGW; from the coding sequence ATGACAATGGTGACGGCGCAGCAGCTCGCGACGGCGCGGGGCTGCGTGCTCGGGCTGATGCTCGGTGACGCAATCGGTGCCACAGGCGGCAACGTGCCGGCCAGCGGGACTCTGCGGGCCACCAGTGCCGGCCAGCTCGCCTGCTTCACCGTGACGGGCATCATTCGAGCCAACATCCGAGCCACCCACAAGGGGATCTGTCATCCGCCCAGCGTGGTGCGGCACGCGTACACGAGGTGGGCGGCGCTGCAGGGCATCCCGGGGATCAAGCGCTGGCAGGAGGAAGACTGGCCGGATGGCTGGCTCGCCCAGGTGCCGGTGCTAGCGGTCCGGCGAGGATCCGCGCCGGCCACGGTTTCCGCCCTGCAGAGCCAGCCAGTCTGGGGTCACGAGGACAGCACGTGGACCAGCACCGGCGCACACGGGCTTACCCGAACTCTGCCTGCCGGGCTCATCCAGTGGTGGGGGCCGGAGCCCGGACGGTTCGCCGTCGAGGTGGCGGCCACCACGCATGGCCAGGAAGCAGCAGACGCCGCCGCGCTCGGCGCAACGGTGATTGGCAACATCGTCAAGGGCCAGGACGTCGAGCAGGCGGTGGAGCGGGCACAGCGGGAATGCGGGTCCTTCGTGCGAGTCATGACCGCACTGCCACTCTCCACCGCCGTGCACGGCGCACGGGAGCACCCACGCCTCGCCACGGTACTGGCTCAGCTCACGCCAGATGCTCGGGCGGCTTCGGCGCTGACCGGGGCCGTCTATGTGGCTCTCTCGTTTCCGGACCGAGCGCAGCTGCGCGATGCCCTCCTGTTCGCCGCGTCCGTACCGCACGGTAAGCACGTAGCCGCCACTGCTGGGGCGTTCCTTGGCGCCGTGCACGGCGTCGACGCCCTCCCGGTCGGGTTGGTCTCCCGGCTTGAGTTGGCGTGGGTCGCCGACATTCTTGCGCGAGATCTCATCACCGAATTCGTGGACAGACCGTCCGGCAGCGGGTATGGCGACGCAACCGATCCGAACTGGTGGAACCGGTACCCGGGGTGGTAG